A single Ziziphus jujuba cultivar Dongzao chromosome 11, ASM3175591v1 DNA region contains:
- the LOC107404797 gene encoding desiccation-related protein PCC13-62 — protein MAKSSYFTTSTTIVALLIILLPKSYSQIAKSDHDLLEFPLNLEYLEAEFFLYGSLGVGLDHVAPNLTKGGPTPIGGQLATLDSVTRDVILQFALQEVGHLRAIQSVVEGFPRPLLNLSAATFASVIDSAFGIKLDPPFNPYSSTINYLIASYLVPYVGLTGYVGANAKLEGATSRRLVAGLLGVESGQDAVIRALLYERAHQIVEPYGTAVFEFTNKISALRNKLGGEGVKDEGLLIPPAEGAEGSITGNVLAGDPNSVAYERTPEEILRIVYGSGSEKVPGGFHPNGGDGNIAKSYLHK, from the exons ATGGCAAAGTCGAGTTATTTTACCACTAGCACCACCATTGTTGCTTTACTAATTATCCTTCTTCCAAAATCTTATTCTCAAATTGCAAAATCTGATCATGATCTTTTAGAATTCCCTTTGAATTTAGAGTATCTTGAAGCTGAATTCTTTCTGTATGGCTCTTTGGGTGTTGGCTTGGATCACGTTGCACCAAATCTAACCAAAGGAGGTCCAACACCCATTGGTGGTCAATTGGCCACTCTCGACTCCGTTACCAGGGATGTTATCTTGCAATTTGCATTGCAGGAAGTTGGACATTTAAG GGCTATTCAAAGTGTGGTTGAAGGATTCCCAAGGCCATTGTTGAATCTCAGTGCAGCAACATTTGCAAGTGTCATAGATTCTGCATTTGGGATAAAGTTGGATCCACCTTTTAATCCTTATTCCAGTACTATCAACTACCTTATTGCATCTTACCTGGTTCCTTATGTTGGACTCACTGGCTACGTAGGAGCAAATGCGAAACTCGAAGGTGCCACTTCCAGGCGG CTCGTTGCAGGTCTTCTGGGAGTTGAATCAGGCCAAGATGCAGTCATTCGAGCTTTGCTGTATGAGCGTGCTCACCAGATAGTAGAGCCATATGGAACTGCAGTGTTTGAGTTCACAAATAAGATTTCAGCTCTAAGAAATAAGCTTGGAGGTGAAGGTGTGAAAGATGAAGGCCTTTTGATTCCTCCTGCTGAAGGTGCTGAGGGAAGTATCACAGGCAATGTGCTCGCCGGAGATCCGAACTCAGTTGCTTATGAAAGGACCCCAGAGGAGATACTTAGAATTGTATATGGAAGTGGAAGTGAAAAAGTCCCTGGAGGTTTTCATCCTAATGGAGGTGATGGCAATATTGCTAAATCTTATCTGCATAAATGA
- the LOC107405312 gene encoding desiccation-related protein PCC13-62 codes for MMVKSTGTTAIFALLIILLFLPNSYSFNILRDFAIKVPESDVDLLEFPLNLEFLEAEFFLYGSLGYGLDKVAPNLTKGGPPPIGGKFANLDHFTRDIILQFALQEVGHLRAIQSTVKGFPRPLLDISATSFAKVIDSALGRKLNPPFDPYSNSLNYLLASYLVPYVGLTGYVGANPKLRGSASKRLVAGLLGVESGQDAVIRALLYEHALERVEPYGITVAEFTDQISKLRDKLGRDGVKDEGLVVPPVRGAEGKISGNVLAGDKNSLAFDRTPEQILRIVYGSGNEHIPGGFYPKGANGRIARSHLHNA; via the exons ATGATGGTCAAGTCCACAGGCACCACCGCCATTTTTGCTCTCCTAATTATCCTCCTCTTCCTTCCAAACTCTTATTCCTTCAATATACTCAGAGATTTCGCCATAAAAGTTCCAGAATCAGATGTTGATCTTCTAGAATTCCCTCTGAATTTGGAGTTCCTGGAAGCTGAATTCTTCTTGTATGGCTCTTTGGGTTATGGTTTGGACAAAGTTGCTCCAAATCTAACCAAAGGAGGTCCACCACCCATTGGTGGAAAATTTGCCAATCTTGATCATTTCACCAGGGATATCATCCTTCAATTTGCTTTGCAAGAAGTTGGGCACTTGAG GGCTATTCAAAGCACAGTGAAAGGATTCCCAAGGCCACTGTTGGATATAAGTGCAACATCATTTGCAAAAGTGATAGATTCTGCATTAGGAAGAAAACTGAATCCTCCTTTTGATCCTTACTCTAATAGCCTCAACTACCTCCTTGCTTCCTATTTAGTTCCATACGTAGGACTCACCGGCTATGTTGGAGCAAATCCTAAACTCCGAGGTTCTGCTTCCAAAAGG CTGGTAGCAGGACTTTTAGGAGTAGAATCAGGCCAAGATGCTGTTATCAGAGCACTGCTATATGAGCATGCATTGGAGAGAGTAGAGCCTTATGGAATAACAGTGGCTGAGTTTACAGATCAAATTTCAAAGCTGAGAGATAAGCTTGGACGTGATGGTGTCAAAGATGAAGGGCTTGTGGTTCCACCTGTAAGAGGAGCTGAGGGGAAAATCTCTGGAAATGTGCTTGCAGGAGACAAGAACTCATTAGCTTTTGATAGGACTCCTGAGCAGATACTTAGAATTGTGTATGGAAGTGGTAATGAACATATTCCTGGAGGTTTCTATCCAAAGGGAGCTAATGGTCGCATTGCCAGATCCCATTTACACAATGCCTAA